One window of Oryza brachyantha chromosome 12, ObraRS2, whole genome shotgun sequence genomic DNA carries:
- the LOC102699913 gene encoding uncharacterized protein LOC102699913 isoform X1, translating into MMAVRSLRLLGEPHMAKVSIKHLLRFRGMSTADNLAMQLKSYPRHVRKLPRWIREAQEPRVHTRDDIFEHVMKMSSEFKLLCSESMQIQIFEEEIKPFLVSRCLLCPVPMGSRLFKEMHQMIHGTTHQFPHYLTSKTLMRILMTRSRMDWRAILECLVSQRVMVMLDWVNELSIAEVLFYDHGLLLAPQSGALHDQTVYKGECDACYHKPLKSDSTTKGEATVASVIWKTTGSSADLLECQVIKGLSCNSSEHAEAIGLLGLLTRGKELGIKKFDVVTDNEGICNIMMGKRDVCSSKNADTCMAAIQTAKYYETLKCRWEPREMIDHVNDIARAVHMSNTDDLQLTVILESKSSQFWGKPFLRVKQGRKETEDRLGKWKINQPPAFATNEYYMKVQSKLEKTDSFEGLLDVIDSDLILVLASDVSAQEVLTTLGADYCLSIWESGALVHETLGTTDRRAHLLINHNSVIPLFAASKCLMIVYDNPPHSIQYHPDQDVAGVKCVHIVEPGNKSHSNSIPCSAQEVDPFLYGFFQQSGNNGAGGSKGVGGREES; encoded by the exons ATGATGGCAGTGCGCAGCCTAAGGTTGCTGGGAGAGCCCCACATGGCCAAAGTCAGCATTAAGCATTTGCTAAGGTTCAGGGGTATGTCAACTGCTGATAATTTAGCCATGCAACTTAAGAGCTATCCCAGACATGTACGCAAGCTGCCACGGTGGATAAGGGAGGCTCAAGAACCTCGAGTTCACACAAGAGATGACATTTTTGAACATGTAATGAAAATGTCAAGTGAATTCAAGCTCCTTTGTTCAGAAAGCATGCAGATACAAATCTTTGAGGAGGAGATAAAGCCTTTCTTGGTTTCGAGGTGCCTTCTCTGTCCAGTGCCCATGGGAAGCCGTTTGTTTAAAGAGATGCACCAAATGATTCATGGAACTACTCACCAATTTCCTCACTATCTAACATCGAAGACTTTGATGAGAATTCTTATGACTCGCAGTCGCATGGATTGGAGAGCCATCCTTGAGTGCTTGGTCAGCCAAAGGGTCATGGTGATGTTGGATTGGGTAAACGAGCTGTCAATTGCTGAAGTACTTTTCTATGACCATGGGTTACTGTTGGCACCGCAGTCTGGAGCATTACACGATCAGACTGTGTACAAGGGTGAATGTGATGCTTGTTATCACAAGCCATTGAAATCTGACAGCACCACAAAGGGTGAAGCAACAGTGGCTTCAGTTATTTGGAAAACCACTGGTTCCTCCGCTGATCTATTGGAATGCCAAGTCATAAAGGGTTTATCTTGCAATAGCTCGGAACATGCTGAGGCTATTGGACTACTTGGTCTCCTTACAAGAGGAAAAGAGCTTGGGATTAAGAAGTTTGATGTCGTTACTGACAATGAGGGTATATGCAACATTATGATGGGGAAACGGGATGTCTGTTCCAGCAAAAATGCAGACACCTGCATGGCGGCTATTCAAACTGCGAAATATTATGAGACTTTGAAGTGTAGGTGGGAACCACGGGAAATGATTGATCATGTTAATGATATTGCCAGAGCAGTACACATGTCAAACACTGATGATTTGCAATTGACAGTCATATTGGAGTCGAAATCATCACAATTTTGGGGCAAGCCATTCCTCCGTGTCAAGCAAGGTCGTAAGGAGACAGAAGACCGCTTAG GAAAGTGGAAGATCAACCAGCCTCCTGCTTTTGCTACCAATGAGTATTACATGAAGGTCCAGAGCAAGTTGGAGAAAACTGATTCTTTTGAAGGACTTTTGGATGTAATTGATTCTGATCTGATTCTTGTCCTCGCTTCTGATGTGTCAGCACAAGAG GTTTTAACCACATTAGGGGCAGATTACTGTCTCTCTATTTGGGAATCTGGAGCCCTAGTTCACGAGACTCTTGGCACTACTGACCGCAGAGCACATCTGCTAATCAATCACAATAGTGTTATTCCATTGTTTGCGGCGAGCAAGTGCTTAATGATTGTGTATGACAACCCACCGCATTCAATCCAGTACCACCCCGATCAAGATGTTGCAGGTGTTAAGTGTGTGCACATTGTTGAACCTGGAAATAAGTCACATTCAAATTCAATTCCCTGTTCAGCACAAGAGGTTGATCCCTTCTTATATGGGTTTTTCCAACAATCTG GCAACAATGGTGCAGGAGGTTCCAAGGGTGTTGGGGGAAGAG AGGAAAGTTGA
- the LOC102699913 gene encoding uncharacterized protein LOC102699913 isoform X2, giving the protein MMAVRSLRLLGEPHMAKVSIKHLLRFRGMSTADNLAMQLKSYPRHVRKLPRWIREAQEPRVHTRDDIFEHVMKMSSEFKLLCSESMQIQIFEEEIKPFLVSRCLLCPVPMGSRLFKEMHQMIHGTTHQFPHYLTSKTLMRILMTRSRMDWRAILECLVSQRVMVMLDWVNELSIAEVLFYDHGLLLAPQSGALHDQTVYKGECDACYHKPLKSDSTTKGEATVASVIWKTTGSSADLLECQVIKGLSCNSSEHAEAIGLLGLLTRGKELGIKKFDVVTDNEGICNIMMGKRDVCSSKNADTCMAAIQTAKYYETLKCRWEPREMIDHVNDIARAVHMSNTDDLQLTVILESKSSQFWGKPFLRVKQGRKETEDRLGKWKINQPPAFATNEYYMKVQSKLEKTDSFEGLLDVIDSDLILVLASDVSAQEVLTTLGADYCLSIWESGALVHETLGTTDRRAHLLINHNSVIPLFAASKCLMIVYDNPPHSIQYHPDQDVAGVKCVHIVEPGNKSHSNSIPCSAQEVDPFLYGFFQQSGN; this is encoded by the exons ATGATGGCAGTGCGCAGCCTAAGGTTGCTGGGAGAGCCCCACATGGCCAAAGTCAGCATTAAGCATTTGCTAAGGTTCAGGGGTATGTCAACTGCTGATAATTTAGCCATGCAACTTAAGAGCTATCCCAGACATGTACGCAAGCTGCCACGGTGGATAAGGGAGGCTCAAGAACCTCGAGTTCACACAAGAGATGACATTTTTGAACATGTAATGAAAATGTCAAGTGAATTCAAGCTCCTTTGTTCAGAAAGCATGCAGATACAAATCTTTGAGGAGGAGATAAAGCCTTTCTTGGTTTCGAGGTGCCTTCTCTGTCCAGTGCCCATGGGAAGCCGTTTGTTTAAAGAGATGCACCAAATGATTCATGGAACTACTCACCAATTTCCTCACTATCTAACATCGAAGACTTTGATGAGAATTCTTATGACTCGCAGTCGCATGGATTGGAGAGCCATCCTTGAGTGCTTGGTCAGCCAAAGGGTCATGGTGATGTTGGATTGGGTAAACGAGCTGTCAATTGCTGAAGTACTTTTCTATGACCATGGGTTACTGTTGGCACCGCAGTCTGGAGCATTACACGATCAGACTGTGTACAAGGGTGAATGTGATGCTTGTTATCACAAGCCATTGAAATCTGACAGCACCACAAAGGGTGAAGCAACAGTGGCTTCAGTTATTTGGAAAACCACTGGTTCCTCCGCTGATCTATTGGAATGCCAAGTCATAAAGGGTTTATCTTGCAATAGCTCGGAACATGCTGAGGCTATTGGACTACTTGGTCTCCTTACAAGAGGAAAAGAGCTTGGGATTAAGAAGTTTGATGTCGTTACTGACAATGAGGGTATATGCAACATTATGATGGGGAAACGGGATGTCTGTTCCAGCAAAAATGCAGACACCTGCATGGCGGCTATTCAAACTGCGAAATATTATGAGACTTTGAAGTGTAGGTGGGAACCACGGGAAATGATTGATCATGTTAATGATATTGCCAGAGCAGTACACATGTCAAACACTGATGATTTGCAATTGACAGTCATATTGGAGTCGAAATCATCACAATTTTGGGGCAAGCCATTCCTCCGTGTCAAGCAAGGTCGTAAGGAGACAGAAGACCGCTTAG GAAAGTGGAAGATCAACCAGCCTCCTGCTTTTGCTACCAATGAGTATTACATGAAGGTCCAGAGCAAGTTGGAGAAAACTGATTCTTTTGAAGGACTTTTGGATGTAATTGATTCTGATCTGATTCTTGTCCTCGCTTCTGATGTGTCAGCACAAGAG GTTTTAACCACATTAGGGGCAGATTACTGTCTCTCTATTTGGGAATCTGGAGCCCTAGTTCACGAGACTCTTGGCACTACTGACCGCAGAGCACATCTGCTAATCAATCACAATAGTGTTATTCCATTGTTTGCGGCGAGCAAGTGCTTAATGATTGTGTATGACAACCCACCGCATTCAATCCAGTACCACCCCGATCAAGATGTTGCAGGTGTTAAGTGTGTGCACATTGTTGAACCTGGAAATAAGTCACATTCAAATTCAATTCCCTGTTCAGCACAAGAGGTTGATCCCTTCTTATATGGGTTTTTCCAACAATCTGG AAACTAA